The following DNA comes from Planctomycetota bacterium.
CGGGTAGCGAACCCGCGGGAGGTTGGGGTCGGGAGGTTGGGGTTGGACGCGGGAGGGCTGTGCCGAGCGGCTGGCGGGCGGAGCCTGCCCATGCTGTATCAACCCTGTGAGGGGGAAAGTGATACAGCATGGGTAGATGGGCGAGAATGGGCGATTCTCGCGGTTCCGGCCATACTCGTTCATCTGCGCGATGAGCAAGTATGTGAGCCGGTATGGCGGCGGCGTGTCTGGTTTCCAAGACCGTGGCGGCGGGTGGGGGCGCGGGCGCGCCGACTGGAGGCCAGGCGGCGCGCCTGCCGCGCTCTTGACAGGGCGGTGCCCTCGGCCTACACTCACGCGATGCCGGCGTGCGACTGGCCTGGGGACGGTGTTTGAGAGGAGAAGGAACGATGGCGCACGGGACTGCGGCCTTCCTGGCGGCGGTGTTTGGGGTCGCGACGGCTGTCGGCGCTCCGACGCCGGACCCGCCCCACCCCGTGCTGAAGTGGGTGAAGCACCATCCGAGAGAGGGTGCGGCAAAGCCTTCGCCCAGATTGGGTTACGAAGGCTCCTATGGCTACGACTGGCTCACGAAGCTCCTCATTCGCCACGCGGGCCACAACCAGGGCGGCGGCGGCGAGCAGAACGCCGAGGTCTGGACCTATGATCTCGATGCCGACGCGTGGACGCTGAAGGAGCCCAACGACGCGCCCCCAGGCACCTGCTGCGACCAGCAGAACGTCTTCCACGACGCACTCCGCAAGTTCATCCGGTTCCCGGCGTTCAGCGGCAGCCACGGCTGGCAGTCGCCACGCGAGATCAACCTCAAGAACAGCTCCGTCTGGACCTATGACCTCGACACCAACACCTGGCGCTACCTGAGGCCGTGCCCCGAGGTGTGGCCCGCCCCCCTGCGCGGCGCCGCCTACGACCCACACCACCAGGTCGTCGTGCTCCACGGCGGCGAAGGGTCGAACCACGGCACCGTCGTATATGACCTGTACACAAACACTTGGACCGAGATGAAGCCGAAGCCGCCCGCCCCGGCGCCCAACCTCTCCCAGCCAGGCTTCACCTACGACGCCGCGAACCGCCTCTTCGTGCTCTTCGGCTCGCAGTTCCAGGAGGACGAGCGCACCTGGGTCTACGACCTGCGCGCCAACTCCTGGCGCACCCTCGACGTCCAAACCCACCCGCCAGGGAAGCGCACCAGCCCCGTCCTCGCCGCCGACACCCGCAACGGCATCGTGCTCTGCTCCGTCCAGCGCGATGGCGAGAAAGACAAGACCCTCGAGACCTGGGTGCTCGACGTGGCGAAGAGCACGTGGAAGCGCCTGGACCTCGACCCGCAGCCCGACCCTTCCGGCAGCCGTAACAGGATGCTTATGTACTTGCCGGACAAGAACTTATTCGTTCTCGAGAACCGAACGGACAAGGAGCAGCAACTCTGGACCTTCCGCTACGCCGAGGCCCCGCCCCCACCCCCGCGCGTGCCTAATCTGAAGGTCGTGACCAAGCCAGACGCGGTTGTGCTCACCTGGGAGGCACCCGCCGGGGCTGATAGGCCCCGCTACACAGTGCTGCGCGGCGCGGGGAGCGTGCCGTGGGAGGTGGAGGTCAAGCCCATCGCCGAAGGCCTTGATGCAACGACGTTTACGGACGACAAGCCACCCAGGAAAGCCATCGCCTTCTACCAGGTGAAGGCCGCGGGCGGCTCCTTCATCGTGCGAGCGCAACCGGCGGTGGTGAGTGATGTGGTGGTCTCGGTGCTTGGGCCGAAGCAGATCGAGGTGGCCTGGCCAAAGGCAGAAGCCGAGGATGTGGCAGGCTATCTCGTTGAGAGGGCAGAAGTTGCGGCGTATTCGACCGACGAGGTCCTGCGCGTGAAGCAGCGCTATTGCCACACCTCGGAGAACGCGGTGGGGCGGATCAAGCGGATCGGCCAGTTCCAGCGCCTCACGTCGCAACCGATTGCAGAGAATAGCCTTGTGGATGGGACGGTTGACCTGGCGACGGGCCAGAGGGAGCCTGCGGAACCGGGCCTGGGCGGGTCCGCGCTGAAGCCAGACCAGCTCGACCCCAACGGAAAGCCTTACAGATTTGCCACTTACGCCTACCGCGTGATCGCCGTCAACCGCCTGGGCGTCGCGGGCGGCCCCTCGGCCCTGGTGTTCACCTATCCGTCAGCCGTCCAGCACGTCTTCGCCAAGGAGGAAGGAGCAGGCGCCACGCGCCTCAAGTGGGTCGCCAACAGGGAGAAGGCCGTCAAGGGCTACCTCGTCTATCGGCACGACGGGCGGTGGGACAAGGACCCGATCTCGCTGCTAACGCCGGAGCCGCTTGCTGCCACTGAGTTTCTGGACGAAACCGCCGGCGGGGCGACCCGCCGCTACGAGGTGGTCGCGGTGGACGCTCTTGGCCAGGAGGGCGAGCCGTCGCAGCCCGTGTGGTCGCGGCGCGAGTGGCGGGCCTTCTACAAGCCCTACACCGGCGAATGGCACCAGTGACGGGCCGCGCGGCGGGGGGCTTGCTTTCCCGTGTTTGCATCAGTACACTGCCGGGAACTTGTGGAATCTCCAGTCCCCATGTGAGCGGGCCGAAAGGAGGTGAAGGCGAGCCAGGCCAACGAGCTGCTAACGGGTGCCGGGAAACGGGCGCCCGAGGAGTGGGCGCAATCCCGTGGGTCAGCTTCGTCTGCGGAGTTGCCCGCGCGCTTGCAGCGTGTGAACGGACAGTGAAAACCGGCGTGACGTGTGGTGAGTGAGTCGCAACTGCCCTCGGCTCCGCGAGGGCGCAATGCAGGAGAAAGACACGTGAGACCGCGGATTCTGGCTCTGATTGCCGTGTGCGTCGCTGTGGCGTTCGTGGCCAGCGTGGCGATGGCCGCTGAAGGCGAAAAGCCGAAGAAGCAGCCCGGCTGCGTCGGCACGGTCGCCGTAACCAAGGATGGCGATGCGATCAAGAGCATCACGATCACCGGCGGCAAGAAGGATGCCCCTGTGGTCTACTGCGTCGTCCTCGACGAGAACGGCAAGAAGGTCGCCGCCTTCGATGGCAAGAAGGTGAAGGCCATCGGCACCATCGCGGAGAAGGACGGCAACAAGTGGATCACCGTGACGGAGTGCACGGAGATCGTCCCCAAGCCGAAGAACAACTGATCTCGGCTCGGCCGATGCAGTCGAGTGGCCGCGTTCCGCGCGAGCGGGGCGCGGCCGCTTCATTTATGGGCGAGCGGCTGTAGCGGCGGAGTCTCAAGGCGAGCGAAGGCGCTGAACCTGCTGTGTCTCGACCAGGCTCAGGAAGCCACGCAGGCGCCCCAGCGCGGCGAGGTTGGTCGCCACGTAGGCGCCCATGACGGCCATCAGCACGAGGGCCACGATCAGCCCGAAGCCACGCTGGCGTCTGCGTCGTCGTGCCCGATGAAGCAGCATGCGCTCACCTCGCTCCCGCCGCGGTCGGCACAGCCCGGAACGTGAAGAGCGGGCGCAGCCGGGCGCGCTCTCGGCCCGTAAGCTCGACCTCCCAGCGCCACGAGGCCACGGCCTTTCCCGCGTCTCGCTCCATGCGAGATGCGTTGACCCTGGCCAGGAACGGCCTGGGCGCGGGGTCCTCGGGGCCTCGCCGCGTGACCGCCGCGCCGGCGAGCCGGTAGACCACCTCGCCCTCCGCCTGGGGAATGTGCAGGGCGCCGTCGGCCACGCGAAGCGGCGCGATGGCCCGGCGCACGTCCTCGCGCCACCGCTCGCCGGCCTTCACCGCACGCGTAATGTCGTCCACATTGCGCAGAAGGTCCAGCGAGTGGGCGACGCAGGCGTAGTAGGCGAGCCAGGCCACGGTGGTCATGACGCCCAGGACGGCGATGTAGGTCATCACCTCCATGAGCGTGAAGCCGCGTTCTCGGTTCGCTGCGTTCATGGCACGTCCGCCTCCCGCACCACACGGCCGCCCTGGCGCAGGCGGGCGGGGGTCCACTCGAGCCGCACGTGCTTGCCCCTGACCGTGAGGGTGAACGTGCCCTCGGGCAGGTTCCTGGCGGCATCGGCGCGCACGGGGTAGGCGTGAACCCCCTCGCCGAATGCCTGCCACTCGCCGGCCAGCAACGCCTCGAACTCGCCGTCCACGATCTCCATCGCCACGGCGCGGTAGTACTGCGCCTTCAGCATCGCCACGTCGGTTGATTGGCTGACGGCGAAGCCGGTGAAGACCACGGCCAGGAGGCCCATGGCCACGGTCAGCTCGATCAGGATGCTCGCTCGGCGACGCTGCCTCACCATATCATCCCCTCTCTCACGAGGAGCAGGAGGATGTGGAAGAACCCGATCGCCACGAGCGCGACGATGGCGCCGTTGCCGAGGACGAGCGCCGTGGTGACCGCCTGGGCCGCCGTCTGCTCCTGCTGGAACGCCTTGGCGTCGAGACTCTCGTGCCAGCCGGCGAGGGCATCGAGGAACCCAAGGTTCCCGTGCGCGGCATTGGCGAGCCGCCACTTCAGCTCGCCGGACCCGTCGAGCCACCCGAGGGCCTCGGCGAGCGGCGCCCCGCGCGCCATCGCCGCTGCCGCGGCCTGCGCGCGCCGCACGAGCACGCGGTTCGCGGTTGCCGCGGCGGCCAACTCGACGGCCCTCGCCTCGGGCACGCCGGCGTCGAGCAGCACGGCCAGCATGGCCGAGAAGTCGCGCTGGAGCCGCTTGCGCCGCCACGGCAGCCACACGGCCAGCCGGTCCCCGAGCCACCGCAGCCGCAGGAGCGTCGCCAGCTCCGGCCCGCCAACGTAGGACAGCGCCGAGAGGACGACGACCAGGCTCAGCGCCGCCGCCACGGCAAAGAGCGCCTGGGCGTACGGCGACACCAGCGCCCATTCCGCCAGGTGCATGTCCTCCAGCATCATCTGGAGCCTCGGCACGATGGCGAGAACGGCGAACAGGAACAGGCCCACGCCGGTGAGGAAGAAGCCCGACGCCAGCACAACCACGTAGTTCATCGCGCTCCGCATGCGAGGCGTGGCGCTGGTGAGCACTCTGCGACAGGCGGGCAGCACCTTGCGAATGTCGCCCGTCTCGCCGCCGACCCGGAGCATCTCGGCCACCTGGGGCGGCACGAGGCCGGGCACGGCGCGCAGGGCCGCGGGGAGCGCCTCGCCGCCGCTCAGCCGCCGGGCCACGCGCGCCAGGCGAGGCCCGAACACCATCCGCGCCCGATACCTGCCAACCCAGGCCCACGGACGGCTGAGCACGGGCAGGTGCGTGAACATCCAGTACGCGACGGGGTAGCAGCTCTTCAACTCCAGGCGCTCGGCCTCGGCGAGCGACACGAGCGCGCGCTCCACGCTCTTGCCCTGCGCCACGCACGTTTCCACGATGTCGAGCAGCAGCCGCCCCCGCTCCTGGCGCCGCAACGGCAGGCTCAGCGCCCAGTAGACCGCGTACGGCACGCCCAGGACGAAGAAGAGCCAGATGCTCCAGGCCACTAGCTCGGGGAGCGGCTCCCGCATGCCGGTGGCGGGACCGCCGAGGGATTGCATCGAGGCAAAGGTCAACATGACGTGCTCTGCCTAGGAGCCTGCGATCTGCTGCATCAGCGCCACCAGGGGCGCCGCGATGGACGACAGTTGGAAGAACAGCATGCTGCCGAGGACGAGGATGGACGACGGCAGCGCGGCGTAGAGCAGCATCTCGGTGCCGTGGTCGGCGCGCGTGTGGTAGAGCTGCGCCGCGCGCTCGAAGCCCGCCGCCATGTCCTCGCCGCCCTGGTCCACCATCCAGGTGAAGAGGGCGGGGAACACGCGGTCGCCTTCCGCCATCTCGGCGAAGCGCGCGCGGCCGCCGGCCAGCCGGTCGCGCAGGCGGCCGAAGGCCGGGCCGGCGCGGGTGTGCTTCTCGAGCTGTTCCATGAGCTGGAGCGCATCGTCGAGGCGGCACCCGCCGTGAAGCATCAGCGCCAGGGCCGAGGCGGCCTGAGCCAGGCTCGCCTCGCGGAACGGCGACACGCTCCACCGCAGCCAGCGGCGAACGGCTGGAAGCGATAAGGCAATGGCCACGGCCAGCAGCACCGCAGTGAGCGCCGCCGGCGCGCCCAGGACCCTCACGCCCCAGGCCCCCGGCGTGCGGTAGATCAGGCCAAGGGAAATGGAGTGGAAATCAGCGGCGAACTCGCGCAGCAGCGGCCCGAGATAGAGCGCGAGGAACAGCGACACGCCGAGCGTGGCCAGCAGCACGACGATGGGGTAGAACAGGAGCCCCTTGAGCCGCGTCCACACCGAGCCGACGCGGCGGTAGTGGTCGGCCAGCATCTGGAGGATGGCGGGCAGGTTGTTGCCGGCGGCGCCGACGCGGACCATGTGAACGTAGAGGTCGGGCAGGCGCTTGCCGTCGAGCGCCTGGGCGAGCGGCACGCCGCGGGCCAGGTCGGCGGCGACGGCCTGGAGGTCGGCCGTCAGGGCGCCGCGGCCCAGCCCGAGGCAAAGCTGTTCCACGGCTCCCTCCAGCGGAATGCCGTCCCGCAGCATCTGCGCCAACTGCTCGTTGAAGAACGCGAATTCATCGTGCTTCATGTGCCCAGAACCCTCGTGCACTCGGCCTCGTTGGTCACTCCGCTCTCGACGAGCCGGCGCGCGGCCTCGGCGAACGGCGTGGGAGCGGCCACGGCGTCGGCGCCCTGCGCGCGCAGCCGGGCACGCAGCGCGTCGTCCAGCCGCAGCCATTCGACGATCGGCACGCGCCCGTGGTAGCCCGTGTGCAGGCAGCGCGCGCATCCCGCGCCCCGGCACTCGCGGCAGACGGCGCGGAGGAGCCGCTGGTTGATCACCATCTCGGCCGCCGCAATGGCCGCGTAGCGGTCGTCGCACATGTCGAACAGGCGGTCGAACACGCCCCGGCACGAGCCGGCGTGCAGCGTGGCGATCACCAGGTGGCCGGTGAAGGCGGCGCGGACCGCGATGTTGGCCGTCTCTTCGTCGCGAATCTCGCCGATCACGAGCACCTGCGGGTCCTGCCGCAGCAGGTGGCGCGCCGCCTTGGCGAAGGTGAGGCCGAGTGCGGCGTTGACCTCGGTTTGCATGACCCCCGGGATCACCTGCTCCACGGGGTCCTCGACGGTGATGATGTGCCGCCCGCTCCGGGCGGCCAGGTGCTGGAGGCAGGCGTAGATGGTCGTCGTCTTGCCGCTGCCCGCCGGGCCGGTGAGGAGCAGCAGGCCGGAGGTCTGCCGCAGGAACTCCGTCAGCCGCGCGCGGGCCTCGGCGGGGAAACCGAGCTGGTCGAGGGTGCGGACCTCGGCGCTGCCGAAGAGCCGCAGGACGATCTTCTCGCCCGTCACGGTGGGATACGTGGCCACGCGGATGTCGCTGCGGGCCCCTACGTCCGCTTTGTCTATCCGGCCATCCTGAGGGAGCGATTGCTGATAGGTCTTCAGGCGGGCGAGGTACTTGATGCGGCCGACCACTCGCTCGGCCAGGCCGTCGGCAAGATCGAGGGCGGGCGTCATCACGCCGTCGAGGCGGAAGGCCACGTGCGCGCGGGCACCGTTCATCTGAAGATGGATATCGCTGGCGCCGCTGGCCTCTGCCTGGCGGACCAGGCTCTCCAGCGCGGCCGGCGCCGAGTGTTCCGCCGGCTCCGAGCCCATCGCCTGAGCCCCTCCCTCCCCGCTATGGTATCGTATCCCCCCGCCCACGGCATGTCAATGGTCCCGTGGGAAACGCGCCCCGCCTTTCCCCTGCCCAGCTTGCCGCTGCGCCGAGGGCTCGCTATAATCGCAACGGACAGAGGACAGCCCATGGGTGCAACCGCACTGCTTTTCCGCGGGCAACGGCTCCTCCGCGCCGGCGAGGCCGCGCAGGCGCTCGACACGCTGGGCCGCGCCGCCGAGCGGGCGCCGGGGTCGCCTCACGCGGCCCTTCACCGCGCGCTCGCGCTCGGCGACGCCGGCCGCCTCGACGAGGCCCTCGAGGCCCTCGCGCGGGCGGCGGAGACTTGGCCGGGGAACCCCGCCTTCCCGCTCTTCCGCGGCGCGCTGCTGGCCGAGGCCGACCGGGCGGAGGAGGCCCTGGCCGCGCTGCGGGCCGCGCTCGCGCTCTCGCCCGGCAATCTGCTCGCCGAGGCCTACCTCGCCCTGGTGGCCATGCGGCGCGGCGATGTCGAGGCCCCGCTCCGGCGCCTCGGCGCCGTGGGCCTCACCGACAATCCGCGCGCGCTCGCCGCCCTCCTCGCCGAGGTCGAGGCCGCGCTCTTCCGCCGGTTCGGCGCCGATACCGACGGCAAGCCGCCGGACGCGCGCGTCATGCCCGATGCCCCCGCCGGGTGGAGCGCCCGGCGCCTCCTCGCCCGCGGCCGGGCCTGCGTGGAGCGGGGCGACCCCGTCGCCGCCTGGCCCCTGCTCCAGCTCGCGGCGCGGAAAAACCCCTCGCTGCCCGACCTCTTCGCTTACCTGGGCTTCGCCGCCTACGACCTCGGCCGCTACGGCGAGGCCCTCGGCTATCTCGACCGCGCGGGCACCTGGTCGCAGCAGCCCGAGGCCATCCACCTCCACCGCGGCGCCTGCCTCTACAAGCTCGGGCAGTTCGCCGAGGCCCTCGACGCGCTGCGCCGCGCCGAGGGCGCCGACGAGCTGGGCGACTACGCCACCTGGGTGCGCCTGTTCCTCGCCCGCACGCTGGTGGCCCTGGGCCGCCCGCGCGAGGCCGTGCCGCCCCTGCGCCGCCTCGTCGAGATGGAGGGCGACGTGGCCCTCGCCCGCCTGCGTCAGGCCCGCGAGCTGCTCGGCCTGGCCCTGCCCGCCACCGCGCCGCAGGGCTACGACGTCCTCGAGGAAGGCAAGGCCGTCCTCGTCGTCAAGCCCCCCTGCGCCGAAACCATCCGCGAGCAGAGACTTGCGGGCGGCGCGTCCCCACGCCGCGAGGGTGGTCCGCGGGGCGGGGACGTCCCGCCCACAGTTCTGCCGCCGAGGGCCGGCCGGGCGCCGATGGAGCGCCTCGCGCTGCCCGATGGGGGCACGGCCCTGGTGCGCCAGTGCCGGCGCGGGGGCCTCTTCGGCCGGCTGCTGGGCGACAGGTATCTCGACGGCGGGCGGTTTCTCCGCGAGATCGCCGTGTCGGACGCCCTGCGCCGCCGAGGCATTCCCACCCCAGAGGTCATCGCCGGCATTCGCCGCGAGATCCTCCCCGGCGTCTACCGCGCCGAGATCATCGTGCGCGAAGTGCCCGAGTCTCTCGACCTGGCCGCCGCGCTGCGCCGCGATGCTCATTCCCCTGTTGGCTCGGGTCACGCATCACGCATCACGCATCAGTCTGCTCTCGCCGCTTCGGCGCGCCTGGTTCGCCAGATTCACGACGCCGGCCTGTGGCACCCCGACCTGAACGCGAAGAACATCCTCCTCGGCGCCGACGGCTCGGCGATGATCCTCGACCTGGACCGCGCCGAGCTGCTCGACGAGTTGCCATTGAGCGCCCGCTTCGCCAATCTCGCGCGGCTCTACCGCTCGCTCCACAAGCTCGGGCTCGCCCCCAAGCCGGTCAGCGACGCGGCCTGGGCGGCCTTCCTCGACGCCTACGCGGGCGACGACCCCGTGCTCCTCGCCCACACCGACGCGGCGATGGCCCGCTGCCGGCGCGACCTCGGACGGCACAGGCTCTGGTGGCGGGTGACAGGTTGAGTCGCCTCTTCCGCCGTCTTGCACGCTACGTCGCTATGTGGTATAGTAGGCAGCGGAGGCGGAGCCGGCATGATTGTGTCGTTCGGCGACCGGGCTACCGAGGACATCTACCACGGCCTGAGTTCGAAACGGACCCGGCGAATCCCGGCGGTTCTGTGGCGGACAGCGCGTCGGAAGCTGGACATGCTCGAGTACGCCCAGAGCCTGCGCGATCCGCTCGCGCTGCCAGGGAACCGTCTCGAGGCGCTCAAGGGCGGCCTGAGCGGCTTCCACAGCATCCGCATCAACGACCAGTGGCGCATTCTGTTCCGCTGGCACGAGGGCGCCGCCCACAAGGTGACCATTGTGGACTACCACACGGGATAGGAGGCAGGGCAGATGATCCCGAGACATCGCATCCCCACATCACCAGGGGAGATCCTCGATGAGGAGTTCCTGCGGCCGTTGGGGCTGACGCAGACGGCCTTCGCCCGACACCTCGGGGTGCCGGTGCGGCGCATCAATGAGATCGTGCGGGGCAAGCGCGCGGTGAGCCCCGAGACGGCGCAGCTCTTCGCCGCGGCGCTCGGCACGTCGCCCGAGTTCTGGATGAACGCGCAATCGAGCTACGATCTGGCGACCCACAGGATCGAGGTCGAGATCGAGCCACTGGTCAAGACGGGCTGACCGAGGGTCCTGAAATCGCCAATCGCAAGCCGCAAATCACAAGTCTGGCGGACGCGCGGCGGATCGCGATCTTCCGCCTGAGCGCGCTGGGCGACGTGATCAACACGCTGCCGGCCCTCTCGGCCCTGCGGCGCGCGCGGCCCGAGGCGCACCTCACCTGGATCGTCGAGGCCGCCTCGGCCGGCGTGCTCGAGGGCCACCCGCTGCTCGACGAGGTGCTGGTCTCGGGCCGCAAGCAGTGGGAGGGCGCATTCAAGCGCCGCCGCGGCTGGTGGCAGGCCTCGCGCGAGTTCTTCGGCTTCTGCCGCCTGCTGGGCAGGAAGCAACTCGACGCGGTGGTGGACTTCCAGGGCAACCTGCGCAGCGCCGTGGGCGTGTGGCTCACGCGCGCGCCGCTGCGCATCGGCCCCGCCCGCGGCAGCGGCCGCGAGCGCAGCCACTGGTTCTACAACGTGCGCCTGCCGCTGCCCGAGGGGCCGATGCACAGGGTCGAGCGGGGCCTCGCCCTCCTTCGCGCCCTCGGCATCGAGACGGCGGACGCCAGGCCCGTCATCCCCGTGAGCGATGCGGACAGGGCGAAGGTGGATGAGTTCCTGTCCGCCAGCGGCCTGGGGGCGGAACGGTTTGCTCTGATCCACGCGGGGACGAGCCCCTTCGGGCAGTACAAGCAATGGCCGCAGGACCGCTGGGTCGCGGTGGCGAAGCGTCTCGCCGCCGAGCTGGGGCTGCGTGTCATCTTC
Coding sequences within:
- a CDS encoding HigA family addiction module antitoxin yields the protein MIPRHRIPTSPGEILDEEFLRPLGLTQTAFARHLGVPVRRINEIVRGKRAVSPETAQLFAAALGTSPEFWMNAQSSYDLATHRIEVEIEPLVKTG
- a CDS encoding glycosyltransferase family 9 protein; translation: MINTLPALSALRRARPEAHLTWIVEAASAGVLEGHPLLDEVLVSGRKQWEGAFKRRRGWWQASREFFGFCRLLGRKQLDAVVDFQGNLRSAVGVWLTRAPLRIGPARGSGRERSHWFYNVRLPLPEGPMHRVERGLALLRALGIETADARPVIPVSDADRAKVDEFLSASGLGAERFALIHAGTSPFGQYKQWPQDRWVAVAKRLAAELGLRVIFTRGPSQSESESAESMAQAANRTAGGGSQVVGGVSPRRVSREEDIPPTMKQEGDATPTAAVAPVFSLRELGELCRRCRVFLSVDTGPMHLASAVGAPVVALFGPKDPRVYGPYFGPRAIVEKPLDCRPCRKRSCDNPRCMLAITPDDVLAAATALLRQTWGETS
- a CDS encoding lipopolysaccharide kinase InaA family protein, with translation MGATALLFRGQRLLRAGEAAQALDTLGRAAERAPGSPHAALHRALALGDAGRLDEALEALARAAETWPGNPAFPLFRGALLAEADRAEEALAALRAALALSPGNLLAEAYLALVAMRRGDVEAPLRRLGAVGLTDNPRALAALLAEVEAALFRRFGADTDGKPPDARVMPDAPAGWSARRLLARGRACVERGDPVAAWPLLQLAARKNPSLPDLFAYLGFAAYDLGRYGEALGYLDRAGTWSQQPEAIHLHRGACLYKLGQFAEALDALRRAEGADELGDYATWVRLFLARTLVALGRPREAVPPLRRLVEMEGDVALARLRQARELLGLALPATAPQGYDVLEEGKAVLVVKPPCAETIREQRLAGGASPRREGGPRGGDVPPTVLPPRAGRAPMERLALPDGGTALVRQCRRGGLFGRLLGDRYLDGGRFLREIAVSDALRRRGIPTPEVIAGIRREILPGVYRAEIIVREVPESLDLAAALRRDAHSPVGSGHASRITHQSALAASARLVRQIHDAGLWHPDLNAKNILLGADGSAMILDLDRAELLDELPLSARFANLARLYRSLHKLGLAPKPVSDAAWAAFLDAYAGDDPVLLAHTDAAMARCRRDLGRHRLWWRVTG
- a CDS encoding type II toxin-antitoxin system RelE/ParE family toxin, producing MIVSFGDRATEDIYHGLSSKRTRRIPAVLWRTARRKLDMLEYAQSLRDPLALPGNRLEALKGGLSGFHSIRINDQWRILFRWHEGAAHKVTIVDYHTG
- a CDS encoding type II secretion system F family protein, with product MLTFASMQSLGGPATGMREPLPELVAWSIWLFFVLGVPYAVYWALSLPLRRQERGRLLLDIVETCVAQGKSVERALVSLAEAERLELKSCYPVAYWMFTHLPVLSRPWAWVGRYRARMVFGPRLARVARRLSGGEALPAALRAVPGLVPPQVAEMLRVGGETGDIRKVLPACRRVLTSATPRMRSAMNYVVVLASGFFLTGVGLFLFAVLAIVPRLQMMLEDMHLAEWALVSPYAQALFAVAAALSLVVVLSALSYVGGPELATLLRLRWLGDRLAVWLPWRRKRLQRDFSAMLAVLLDAGVPEARAVELAAAATANRVLVRRAQAAAAAMARGAPLAEALGWLDGSGELKWRLANAAHGNLGFLDALAGWHESLDAKAFQQEQTAAQAVTTALVLGNGAIVALVAIGFFHILLLLVREGMIW
- a CDS encoding ATPase, T2SS/T4P/T4SS family, translating into MGSEPAEHSAPAALESLVRQAEASGASDIHLQMNGARAHVAFRLDGVMTPALDLADGLAERVVGRIKYLARLKTYQQSLPQDGRIDKADVGARSDIRVATYPTVTGEKIVLRLFGSAEVRTLDQLGFPAEARARLTEFLRQTSGLLLLTGPAGSGKTTTIYACLQHLAARSGRHIITVEDPVEQVIPGVMQTEVNAALGLTFAKAARHLLRQDPQVLVIGEIRDEETANIAVRAAFTGHLVIATLHAGSCRGVFDRLFDMCDDRYAAIAAAEMVINQRLLRAVCRECRGAGCARCLHTGYHGRVPIVEWLRLDDALRARLRAQGADAVAAPTPFAEAARRLVESGVTNEAECTRVLGT
- a CDS encoding type II secretion system F family protein, with amino-acid sequence MKHDEFAFFNEQLAQMLRDGIPLEGAVEQLCLGLGRGALTADLQAVAADLARGVPLAQALDGKRLPDLYVHMVRVGAAGNNLPAILQMLADHYRRVGSVWTRLKGLLFYPIVVLLATLGVSLFLALYLGPLLREFAADFHSISLGLIYRTPGAWGVRVLGAPAALTAVLLAVAIALSLPAVRRWLRWSVSPFREASLAQAASALALMLHGGCRLDDALQLMEQLEKHTRAGPAFGRLRDRLAGGRARFAEMAEGDRVFPALFTWMVDQGGEDMAAGFERAAQLYHTRADHGTEMLLYAALPSSILVLGSMLFFQLSSIAAPLVALMQQIAGS
- a CDS encoding prepilin-type N-terminal cleavage/methylation domain-containing protein, with the protein product MNAANRERGFTLMEVMTYIAVLGVMTTVAWLAYYACVAHSLDLLRNVDDITRAVKAGERWREDVRRAIAPLRVADGALHIPQAEGEVVYRLAGAAVTRRGPEDPAPRPFLARVNASRMERDAGKAVASWRWEVELTGRERARLRPLFTFRAVPTAAGAR